The following proteins are encoded in a genomic region of Pectinophora gossypiella chromosome 6, ilPecGoss1.1, whole genome shotgun sequence:
- the LOC126367805 gene encoding uncharacterized protein LOC126367805 — translation MKIDEHVYKNKAISVTEAVAYIDEMTTCKILCSDDARSLQVIEKITRCMKAVIMENQQPLVGNNFFENTSKAMFTQNTCPSPTYSLPDQESNLLSQSTEVNEPTVSTLEKNAPEIETINICSDDEEVTSPQKVLVDVEIHRAMSNLSITNEILLGTPDDCSQSILNNLNFDGTHNFNDTEYLDGQNQAKIDKVLPNPNSAVENVKCPKFVIKTNKISETNSKPAKLVCPKVRFQNQNEIQDVVDLTENNVKNKKQRKRRNKGDHKKKNEISRKNIKMNKATAVTRKKKTGKEHKVSYQSSSTSAGAVDKLENKKIFQVTNVNSENNILLHEMNNQIKACQNSQIKMMNTVTNEINLKTVPKIYSPAVQNDLSWVENIRYVREIHADEFDSTLYCVDDAFWNNCAFPSEWNEQDFDYLL, via the exons ATGAAAATAGACGAACACGTTTATAAGAACAAGGCTATATCAGTAACAGAAGCTGTGGCCTACATAGATGAAATGACCACTTGTAAGATTCTGTGTTCTGATGATGCGAGATCTCTCCAG GTAATAGAAAAGATTACACGTTGCATGAAAGCTGTAATTATGGAAAATCAACAGCCACTTGTCGGTAACAACTTTTTTGAAAATACGTCAAAGGCAATGTTTACTCAAAATACCTGCCCCTCCCCTACATACTCTTTACCTGACCAAGAAAGCAACCTCCTCAGCCAGTCAACAGAAGTTAACGAACCTACTGTCAGTACACTAGAAAAAAATGCTCCAGAAATTGAGACTATAAACATTTGTAGCGATGATGAAGAGGTTACTAGCCCGCAGAAAGTATTGGTGGATGTAGAAATACATAGAGCGATGTCTAATTTGTCTATAACAAACGAAATTCTTCTAGGAACACCTGACGATTGTTCTCAAAGCATACTTAATAACTTAAACTTCGATGGAACACATAATTTCAATGATACTGAATATTTGGACGGTCAAAATCAGGCTAAGATAGATAAGGTGTTACCAAATCCGAATTCGGCAGTAGAAAATGTAAAGTGTCCAAAATTTgttattaaaacaaacaaaatttcTGAAACAAATTCGAAACCAGCAAAATTGGTGTGCCCAAAAGTACgttttcaaaatcaaaatgAAATTCAAGATGTAGTAGATTTAACAGAAAACAACGTGAAAAATAAGAAACAAAGAAAAAGGCGAAATAAAGGTGACCATAAGAAAAAAAACGAAATCAGCAGGAAGAATATAAAGATGAATAAAGCAACTGCAGTCACTCGTAAAAAGAAGACAGGCAAAGAACACAAAGTGTCCTATCAATCTTCCTCAACATCTGCAGGTGCCGTCGATAaacttgaaaacaaaaaaatatttcaagtaaCAAATGTAAATTCagagaataatattttgttacatgAAATGAACAATCAAATAAAGGCATGCCAAAACTCGCAAATAAAAATGATGAACACTGTTACTAACGAAATTAACCTCAAAACTGTGCCAAAGATTTACAGTCCAGCCGTTCAAAATGACCTATCTTGGGTGGAAAACATTAGATACGTAAGGGAAATACATGCAGACGAGTTTGATTCTACTTTATATTGTGTCGACGACGCATTTTGGAACAACTGTGCTTTTCCTAGTGAATGGAATGAACAAGACTTTGATTATCTTCTGTAA